One window of the Clostridium sp. MB40-C1 genome contains the following:
- the minC gene encoding septum site-determining protein MinC encodes MVKDGIIIKGNKDGLNAVIDMNKFRDFEEMVEEFIDKLSVGKKFYRGATLKITTQLRELSERDVIRLKSILFDEIMIKECIFEDEKETKVKSFSGVYEGRTKFYRKTLRSGQIIRYSGNIVIIGDVNPGSEVYAGGNIIVLGNLRGNVHAGNTGNTKAIIAAFRLQPEILQIANIVTRSPEDDEKTYYAEVARIKDDTIIVEPYLPNKFL; translated from the coding sequence ATGGTGAAAGATGGTATAATTATTAAAGGCAATAAGGATGGTTTAAATGCTGTAATCGATATGAATAAATTTAGAGACTTTGAGGAAATGGTTGAAGAATTTATTGATAAATTAAGTGTAGGAAAAAAGTTTTATAGAGGAGCAACTTTAAAAATTACAACTCAACTAAGAGAATTAAGTGAAAGAGATGTAATAAGATTAAAGAGTATATTATTTGATGAAATTATGATAAAAGAATGTATTTTTGAAGATGAAAAAGAAACAAAAGTAAAATCATTTTCAGGAGTGTATGAAGGAAGGACAAAATTTTATCGTAAAACGCTAAGAAGTGGTCAAATAATAAGATATTCAGGTAATATTGTAATAATAGGAGATGTTAATCCTGGGTCAGAGGTTTATGCAGGGGGCAATATAATAGTACTTGGAAATCTAAGAGGAAATGTACATGCAGGAAATACAGGAAATACAAAGGCAATTATAGCAGCCTTTAGATTACAACCTGAAATACTTCAAATAGCAAATATAGTAACAAGATCTCCTGAAGATGATGAAAAAACATATTATGCTGAAGTTGCGAGAATAAAAGACGATACAATAATAGTAGAGCCTTATTTACCTAATAAATTTTTGTAG